In the Trinickia acidisoli genome, CGCCACCGTTTCGATCAGCGGCACGCTCGTCGAGAAGCTGCGGGCGATTCACGCGGCGGGGTTTCGCTGCGTCGAGATCTTCGAGAACGACTTGCTCTACTACGACGGAACGCCCGCCGACGTCCGCCGCATTGCCGACGATCTCGAGTTGCGGATCGTGCTCTATCAGCCGTTTCGCGATTTCGAGGGCGTGAGCGTCGAGCGGCTGATGCGCAACGTCGAGCGCGTCAAACGCAAGTTCGACGTGATGCATGCGCTCGGCACCGACCGGCTGCTCGTCTGCAGCAATGTGTCCCCTGACACGGTTCGTGACGACGGGTTGATCGTCGATCAACTGGGCGTGCTCGCGCAGCAGGCGCAAGCGGCCGGCGTGACCGCGTGCTATGAGGCGCTCGCTTGGGGACGGCACGTCAATTCGTATCGTCATGCGTGGCGGCTCGTCGATGCAGTCGATTCACCGAACCTTACGCTCGCGCTCGACAGCTTTCATACGCTGTCGATCGGCGATTCGCTCGATGAAATCGCATCGATTCCGGGGGAGCGGATCGGATTCGTGCAGATTGCCGATGCGCCGCAAATGAGCATGGACGTGCTCGAATGGAGCCGCCACTATCGCTGTTTTCCCGGGCAGGGCGATTTCGCGTTGGCCGAGTTTTCCGCACGCGTGATCGAGAGCGGCTATCGCGGCCCGCTTTCGCTCGAGATCTTCAACGACGGCTTTCGCGGTGCACCGCCTGTTGCGACTGCTGCCGACGGGTACCGCTCGCTTCTGCTGCTGGAAGAGGACACGCGTGCAGGGTTGGGCGGCGGGGAAACGACCGCCGCGTTGCCGCTCTATGCGCCGCCCAAAGCACCCGCGCATCTGTCTACGCAATTTCTGGAGTTTGCCGTCGATACCGCGTCGCGCACGCATCTCGTCGACTGGCTCGAGAAACTGCACTTCCATTGCGCGGGGCAGCATCGATCGAAAGACGTCACGCTGTATCGGCACGGCGCGGCCGCCATCGTGCTGAACTCGGAACCCGATTCGTTCGCGAGTTCGTTCTTTCAGCAACATGGTCTTTCGCTTTGCGCGTCGGCGTTTCGTCTCGACGATGCGCAGCTTGCGCTCGAACGTGCTGCCGGTTTCGGCTATGTCCCGTTCTCGGGACGCATCGGGCCGAACGAGCGCGTGGTGCCGTCCGTGCGTTCGCCCGATGGCAGTCTTAACTACTTAGTGAACGAAAAGTCGGGGCAGCCGACGTTGTTCGAAGCCGATTTCGTGCTGACGGACATCGATGTTTCGAGCGAGGCCGGGCCGTTGATCGGCATCGATCACCTATGCCTAGCGCTGCCGATGGGGGCGCTCGATAGCTGGACGTTGTTCTTGAAAGCCGTGTTCGGGCTTGAAGCATCGCCTGGCGTCGTAGTGCCTGATCCGTATGGGCTCGTGCGATCGCGTGCGTTCTGCAATCGCGATCGCACGCTGCGCCTCGTGCTCAATGCGTCGGTCGATCGCCACACGGCCGTGGCCGAGACGATTCAGGCGTATCGCGGCACGGGGCTCAACCACGTCGCGTTCGGTACCGCCGACATCTTTCGTGCGGTTGCCGACTTCGAGGCGGCGGGCCTTCCGCTTTTGCGCATTCCTCGCAACTACTACGACGATCTGGAAGCCCGTTATGCATTGCCCGAATCCGTTCTCGCCAGTCTGCAAGCGCACAACCTGCTCTATGACCGCGACGAGCGTGGTGGCGAGTTTTTGCATGCCTATACGGAAACGCTCGATCAGCGCTTCTTTCTAGAAATCGTCGAGCGGCGCGGCGGGTACGACGGCTACGGCGCGCCCAATGCCGCGGTGAGATTGGCCGCCCAAGCTCGGCACCGGCAGGAACGTGCTGCGAATTAGCAGCCGGTCGGCCCTCGGAGCAAGAGGCCGAGCATGTGTTGTTCCCATTTGCTTTATCACAGAGACCTCGGACGCAACCTGGGGCGATGACCTTTGGAGTGGAGAAAAAAGCTAGATGAAGACCTACAGCAAACAGATCGGCCGTGTGGCCGCCGCCGCAGCGACCCTCGCGTGCACGTCGGCGTTCGCGCAGAGCAGCGTCACGCTTTACGGCGCGGTGGACGACGCCTTGACCTACGTCAGCAATCAGAAGGGCAGCTCGAACGTTTATCTGCGGCAGGGCAACCTTTACGCATCGAAGTTCGGTTTGCAAGGCAAGGAAGATCTCGGCGACGGCACGACCGCCGTCTTCGATCTGCAAAACGGCTTCGATCCGAACACGGGAGCGCTTTCGTCGTCGGGCGTCCTGTTCAATCGCGAGGCATACGTAGGACTCCAAAACGTTCGCGCGGGCACGCTGACGGCCGGACGCCAATACACACCGTATTACATGTTCGTCGGCCCGCTGACCGGCAGCTCATGGCTCACGGGTGCAACGGGCGCACACCCCGGCGACATCGACGGACTCGATACGACAGTGCGCATCAATAGTTCGTTGGTCTATACGTCGCCGAACTGGGGCGGGTTGCAGGCGAGCGCGATGTACGCGCTAGGCGGCATTGCGGGCAGTACGGGGAAGGGGGAGACCTATAGCGGCGCGCTGCGCTACGCGAGCGGCCCGGTTTCGCTCGGGCTCGGCTATCTGCGCATGGACAACGCACAGCAAACCACCGGCTTCGATTCCGCGTCGACGGGCAGCTTCGGTGTCTCGGCGCTCAATGCCGGCTATGTGTCGGCGAAGGCGGTTCAACACGTCGCCGCGGCCGGCAACTATACGCTCGGCAATCTCGTGCTCGGGCTTTCGTATTCGAACGTCGAGTATCAGGCCGGCGCGCATTCGCTGTTCGGTTCGACGGCGGTCTTCAATACGTACGCCGCGCTGGCCGTCTATCACTTCACGCCCGCGTTCGACGTCGGCACGGGTTTCGCGTTCACGGCGGCATCGAAGGCGAACGGCATCAGCGATGCGGCACGCTATGAGCAATATTCGCTCAAGGAGGCGTACCACTTGTCCAAGCGCACGACGCTCTACGCGTTGCAGGCTTATCAGCATTCGAGCGGGCAAACGCTCGGCAGCGCCGGGGCCGGCGATATCATCGACGCGGCACCGGACGTGGGCGATTCGCAAGATTCAACGCCGTCGTCGACGCATGGACAATTCGTCAGCATGTTCGGTATCGCGACGCTGTTCTGATCGCGTTTCCTGACGAGCGCCGCGCGGTCATCGCGCGGCGCTCGTAGCCAGCGTTCGTCGGTGCCGCTTACCTGTGTGCCGGTCACCGGTACGAACGCGATTCAAGCCTGCCCGTCTTCCTCACGAAAGATCCGGTCGGCCAGGTGGAAGGCCGAATTCGCCGCGGGCACGCCGCAATAGATGGCCGTTTGCATCAGCACTTCCTTGATCTCGTCGCGCGTCACGCCGTTGTTCTTCGCGGCGCGCAGATGGAGCGCCAACTCTTCGCCGCGGTTGAGCGCGACCATCATCGCGATCGTCAGCAGGCTGCGCGTATGGCGCGGCAATCCCTCGCGCGTCCAGATCTCGCCCCACGCATAGCGTGTGATCAGTGCCTGAAATTCTTCGGTCAAAGCGGTGCGGTGGGCAAGCGAACGGTCCACATGGGCGTCGCCGAGTACCGCGCGTCGCACCTGCATGCCTGCTTCATAGCGTTCTTCGTCTTTCATTTTCGTAATCGCAGATTTCGGTAGTCGCAGATCGATTCAAACAAGCATTTCACGAGCGCGCAGCCCGATAGCGTTCGAGCACGGCATCGACGAACTGTTGCGCCTGCCCGCTGTAATTGGCCGGATCGAACAGGGTGTCGAGTCGAGGTTCGTCGAGCGCGCGCGTGACGTCGGGATTGTCGCCGAGCACTTGACGCAGGGTGCGTCCGCTTCGGATGGCTTCATGCGATGCGTGCTCGACGAGTTCGTGAGCCCGCAGGCGTCCGATCGATGCGCCGAGCGCGAGCATCACGGCCTCGCCGAGGATCAGGCCACGCGTCATATCCAGATTCGTCGCCAGTCGTGCGGTATCGACGTCGATACCGTCCACGATTTCGGTGACGCTCGCCAGTGCGCCCGCGCAGAGCCTTGCGATGTCCGGCAACGTTTCCCATTCGGCTTGCCAGCCGCCGAGCGCGCGTTCGTGCTCTTGCACCATCGCGGCGAGCATCGTGGCGACGAGCCCCGGTACGCGCGCGGCAGCCGTCAGCGCCGCGGCGCAGCCGACGGGATTGCGTTTATGCGGCATGGTCGACGAGCCGCCTTTGCCCGACGATGACGGCTCGGTCAACTCGCCGACTTCGGTTTGCATCTGCAGCGAGACGTCACGCGCGATCTTGCCGAGCGTGCCTGTCAGAAGGCCCAGCACCATTGCCGCTTCCGCGATGCGATCGCGTTGCGTATGCCACGGCACGGTAGGCAAGGGCAATTCGAGCGTGTGCGCCAGCGCTTGCGCGACGCCCTGTGCCGCATCGCCGAGGCTGGCCAGCGTACCCGCTGCGCCGCCGAACTGTAGGGCGAGGGAGCGCTCGCGCAACTGCGCGAGCCGTGTGCGATGGCGCTCGAACGCATCGAGCCATTGCGCGCATTTCAACCCCAACGTGATCGGCAACGCGTGTTGCAGCCATGTGCGGCCGATCATCGGCGTATCGCGGTACTTCGCGGCTTGACGCGCGAGCACGTCGCACAGCGTATCGACGCCACGGTCGATGAGATCGAGCGCATCGCGCAACTGCAGCACCATGCCGCTGTCGATGATGTCCTGGCTCGTCGCACCCCAATGCACGTATTTGGCGGCGTCAGGCGCTTGTTCGGCGACGCGCGTCGTCAACTGCTTGACGAGTGGTATGGCAAGGTTGCCCGCGCTTGCGGCCGCCGCGGTCAAGGCGTCGGCATCGATTCGATCCGCATCGCAGGCCGCTTCGATCGGCGCGACCGCGTCGGCCGGAATGACGCCGCCTTTGGCGAGTGCGCGCGCGAGCGCCGCTTCGACGTCGAGCATCCGTTGCACGGTGGCCTTCGGCGAAAACACGGCGAGCATGGCGTCGGTCGAGGTTAGCCTGTCGTTGAGTCGTCCTTGATACGCGAACATGGGCGCCGGATTCAGCTATGAAGAGAAAGGAGAGCGATGACGCGGGCGTCGTGGGGCGAGCGCAGCGCAGTCACGCATTCGATAACCGAATCGTTCATTCGGCGATTTGTTCGATGGCTTGTGCGATTATCGAACAAGTTAGTGAATATCGAGCAAGTGCCTAGATCGTAAGCTCGTGAGATGGCGATGGTCAAGTCTGTTCTCTCCACTTTGTTCGCCGCCTGGTTCACCAGTTAGTTCACCCGCTATGTTCGCGCGGTCAGCGTTTTTGTTCGCGTGATGCGGGTGGGCGGCGCACGGGACGACGCGCACGCGATTGTTCCGGCTGTGCCTCTGCGCTCGTCAGGTCGCGCAAGATCTCGGCTAGCGCTTCGACGATCTCGGACGGTTCGACTTCGCTGCGGCGCAGGATACCGACAGGCTCCTCGGCATTGGCGATCGCGAGCGGCAGCCTGGCCAGTTCGCCGCGTTCGAGATCGTCGCGGGCCGCCGATTCCGGCGTAATCCAGACAGCGTCGGAGCGCCGCGCGAGCAAGCGGGCGACGGATACGGATAGCGTTTCCGTGCAACTGCCCGGCACGCGCAACGCGTGGGCGTCGAAGAACGCATCGGTGTGGAGCCGCGGCACCGTGCCGCTCGGCGCCACGACGAGCGGATAGGCGAGTACGGATTGCGGAGATACCGATCGTGCGCGCAGCAAAGGGTGCCGGGTTTGCACGGCCATGACCAGCGGCTCCGCGTACAGCAATTCGAACGACATGCCTTGCATCATCGATGGCTCCGCCATGCGGCCGATCGCACAATCGAGGCGCCCCGCTTTGAGGGCCGATAGCAATGCTTCATTCGTCGCCGTATGCAGCCGCACGCCCGTTCGAGGCTGACGTTCGCGCAGCCGCAGGAGGGCATCGGGGAGGATGCCGCTCGCGACGGTCGGCAACGCGCCGAGTTCGAGGATGGTGGCCGGCGGCGCGCCCGGGCCTTGCAACGCGGATGCCGCCGATTCCATGGCCTGTTCGACACCGATGGCATAGCGAAGGAAATGCTCGCCGGCCGGTGTCAAACGCGCGCCATGTCTACCGCGTTCGACGAGACGAACGTTCGCGAGCGATTCGAGCTCGGACAGCGTTTTCGAAACGGCCGGCTGCGTCAGGTTCAGTCGCCCGGCGGCGCGGCCGAGATGGCGCTCGCGAGCGATCGCGAGAAAGCAACTGACGTGACGAAAACTGATTCTGGTTTCCATTACCGGAGGTTATGGATTGACGGAACGGAAGTCAATTTACGCGCGCGTGCGTGCGCCATAGAGTGGACCTCGAAAATATCGGCCCTGCGGCGGCTAGCGGCGGGGCGTTTATGCGCAGGAGAGCGATCACCATGTCAGACCTACCGACGGCTGTTCCTGGCCGCCTTTACGGCGACTTTGCCCAGCGCGACACGGCCGCGCATCCGGCGGCTTATACGCCGGGCTATAAGACGAGCGTGCTGCGCTCGCCGCGCAACGCGTTGATTTCCACGCTCAACACCTTATCGGAGCGGACCGCCCCGGTTTTTCGCGCCGACGAGCTGGGGCCGCTGGACAACGACCTCATCCTCAACTTCGCCAAGGACGGCTTGCCGATCGGCGAGCGCGTCGTCGTGCACGGCTATGTGCGCGATGAATTCGGACGTCCCGTGCCGAATGCCCTGGTGGAAGTCTGGCAGGCGAATGCGGGCGGACGGTATCGACATCGCAACGACAAGTACATCGCCCCGATCGATCCGAACTTCGGCGGCTGCGGGCGCATGCTCACCGACGAAAACGGCTATTACGTCTATCGCACGATCAAACCGGGACCGTATCCGTGGCGCAACCGGATCAACGATTGGCGGCCCTCGCATATTCATTACTCACTGAGCGGCGACGGTTGGGCTCAGCGCCTGATTACGCAAATGTACTTCGAAGGCGATCCGCTCATTGCGCAATGTCCGATCATCAAGACGATGCCGAGCGAGGAACAGGTGCGAGGATTGATCGCGCTTCAAGACACCGGCAACAACATCGCGCTCGACAGCCGTTGTTATCGCTTCGACATCACGCTGCGCGGGCGGCGTATGACCTATTTCGAGCCCACGAAGCAAGGGGATAAATAATGAGTCGCTTCGCGTTTTCTCCGCTTCCTCCGAACGTCCCGTTCGCTCCGGTTCGTCTGCCCGAGACGGCCTCGCAGACGGCCGGCCCCTATGTGCACATAGGGCTCGCGCCCAAACAGGCCGGCTTCGATATCTTCGAAAACAATTTCGGCCCGGTGCTCGTTGCACCTGATACGCGCGGCGAGCGTATCGCCATCGAAGGGCGCGTGTTCGACGGATCGGGCTCGCTCGTCCGCGATGTTCTCGTCGAGATCTGGCAGGCGAATGCGCAGGGCAAATACGCGCATCCGGGCGATCGCCAAGATTTACCGGCCGATCCGTCGTTCCGGGGTTGGGGACGGGCGTGCGCCAGTTTCGAAACGGGCGTGT is a window encoding:
- the pcaC gene encoding 4-carboxymuconolactone decarboxylase — its product is MKDEERYEAGMQVRRAVLGDAHVDRSLAHRTALTEEFQALITRYAWGEIWTREGLPRHTRSLLTIAMMVALNRGEELALHLRAAKNNGVTRDEIKEVLMQTAIYCGVPAANSAFHLADRIFREEDGQA
- the pcaH gene encoding protocatechuate 3,4-dioxygenase subunit beta, translating into MSDLPTAVPGRLYGDFAQRDTAAHPAAYTPGYKTSVLRSPRNALISTLNTLSERTAPVFRADELGPLDNDLILNFAKDGLPIGERVVVHGYVRDEFGRPVPNALVEVWQANAGGRYRHRNDKYIAPIDPNFGGCGRMLTDENGYYVYRTIKPGPYPWRNRINDWRPSHIHYSLSGDGWAQRLITQMYFEGDPLIAQCPIIKTMPSEEQVRGLIALQDTGNNIALDSRCYRFDITLRGRRMTYFEPTKQGDK
- the pcaG gene encoding protocatechuate 3,4-dioxygenase subunit alpha, giving the protein MSRFAFSPLPPNVPFAPVRLPETASQTAGPYVHIGLAPKQAGFDIFENNFGPVLVAPDTRGERIAIEGRVFDGSGSLVRDVLVEIWQANAQGKYAHPGDRQDLPADPSFRGWGRACASFETGVFRFDTIKPGRVAGVGNAQQAPHVCLVLFARGINLGLHTRLYFDDEAEANRSDPVLTGIEWEVRRRTLIAQRGERDGAVVYTLDIRLQDTPDGGIETVFFDI
- a CDS encoding porin yields the protein MKTYSKQIGRVAAAAATLACTSAFAQSSVTLYGAVDDALTYVSNQKGSSNVYLRQGNLYASKFGLQGKEDLGDGTTAVFDLQNGFDPNTGALSSSGVLFNREAYVGLQNVRAGTLTAGRQYTPYYMFVGPLTGSSWLTGATGAHPGDIDGLDTTVRINSSLVYTSPNWGGLQASAMYALGGIAGSTGKGETYSGALRYASGPVSLGLGYLRMDNAQQTTGFDSASTGSFGVSALNAGYVSAKAVQHVAAAGNYTLGNLVLGLSYSNVEYQAGAHSLFGSTAVFNTYAALAVYHFTPAFDVGTGFAFTAASKANGISDAARYEQYSLKEAYHLSKRTTLYALQAYQHSSGQTLGSAGAGDIIDAAPDVGDSQDSTPSSTHGQFVSMFGIATLF
- a CDS encoding 3-carboxy-cis,cis-muconate cycloisomerase; amino-acid sequence: MFAYQGRLNDRLTSTDAMLAVFSPKATVQRMLDVEAALARALAKGGVIPADAVAPIEAACDADRIDADALTAAAASAGNLAIPLVKQLTTRVAEQAPDAAKYVHWGATSQDIIDSGMVLQLRDALDLIDRGVDTLCDVLARQAAKYRDTPMIGRTWLQHALPITLGLKCAQWLDAFERHRTRLAQLRERSLALQFGGAAGTLASLGDAAQGVAQALAHTLELPLPTVPWHTQRDRIAEAAMVLGLLTGTLGKIARDVSLQMQTEVGELTEPSSSGKGGSSTMPHKRNPVGCAAALTAAARVPGLVATMLAAMVQEHERALGGWQAEWETLPDIARLCAGALASVTEIVDGIDVDTARLATNLDMTRGLILGEAVMLALGASIGRLRAHELVEHASHEAIRSGRTLRQVLGDNPDVTRALDEPRLDTLFDPANYSGQAQQFVDAVLERYRAARS
- a CDS encoding bifunctional sugar phosphate isomerase/epimerase/4-hydroxyphenylpyruvate dioxygenase family protein, translated to MQRSIATVSISGTLVEKLRAIHAAGFRCVEIFENDLLYYDGTPADVRRIADDLELRIVLYQPFRDFEGVSVERLMRNVERVKRKFDVMHALGTDRLLVCSNVSPDTVRDDGLIVDQLGVLAQQAQAAGVTACYEALAWGRHVNSYRHAWRLVDAVDSPNLTLALDSFHTLSIGDSLDEIASIPGERIGFVQIADAPQMSMDVLEWSRHYRCFPGQGDFALAEFSARVIESGYRGPLSLEIFNDGFRGAPPVATAADGYRSLLLLEEDTRAGLGGGETTAALPLYAPPKAPAHLSTQFLEFAVDTASRTHLVDWLEKLHFHCAGQHRSKDVTLYRHGAAAIVLNSEPDSFASSFFQQHGLSLCASAFRLDDAQLALERAAGFGYVPFSGRIGPNERVVPSVRSPDGSLNYLVNEKSGQPTLFEADFVLTDIDVSSEAGPLIGIDHLCLALPMGALDSWTLFLKAVFGLEASPGVVVPDPYGLVRSRAFCNRDRTLRLVLNASVDRHTAVAETIQAYRGTGLNHVAFGTADIFRAVADFEAAGLPLLRIPRNYYDDLEARYALPESVLASLQAHNLLYDRDERGGEFLHAYTETLDQRFFLEIVERRGGYDGYGAPNAAVRLAAQARHRQERAAN
- a CDS encoding LysR substrate-binding domain-containing protein translates to METRISFRHVSCFLAIARERHLGRAAGRLNLTQPAVSKTLSELESLANVRLVERGRHGARLTPAGEHFLRYAIGVEQAMESAASALQGPGAPPATILELGALPTVASGILPDALLRLRERQPRTGVRLHTATNEALLSALKAGRLDCAIGRMAEPSMMQGMSFELLYAEPLVMAVQTRHPLLRARSVSPQSVLAYPLVVAPSGTVPRLHTDAFFDAHALRVPGSCTETLSVSVARLLARRSDAVWITPESAARDDLERGELARLPLAIANAEEPVGILRRSEVEPSEIVEALAEILRDLTSAEAQPEQSRARRPVRRPPASREQKR